A stretch of the Pirellulales bacterium genome encodes the following:
- a CDS encoding ubiquinol-cytochrome c reductase iron-sulfur subunit → MTEKKKMSVADILAAARKNTAAAGQPAAAEPATAPPAQSPPAAEPIAAAGNGAEESPAAQAPVAKPKSAVAGGAKLSVAEVLAAARANKAAAAEAAAKPAAAAKPAAEKPAPKPKLDKPAAKPAAPVAGAAVRDTSSILAAARAAAKPGPVSKSEAAARLKPDAPAKPAKGESVAPPMPAKPDYAKPKAKEAVPQEERRFFLSVLLGSFLGVGFASLAATGGLWTLATLRYMFPNVLTEPPSRFKIGFPNDFPPGVVDEKFKAQFGIWPVNVEYKGIRQIVALKTVCTHLGCTPNWLEAEQKFKCPCHGSGFYKDGVNFEGPAPRPLERYAIKLADDGQLEVDKSRTFQEELGQWSDPGCFVSV, encoded by the coding sequence ATGACCGAAAAAAAGAAGATGTCCGTGGCCGATATTCTGGCGGCCGCTCGAAAAAACACCGCAGCAGCCGGGCAACCGGCCGCTGCTGAACCTGCTACAGCGCCCCCGGCCCAATCGCCGCCGGCCGCTGAGCCGATAGCTGCTGCCGGCAACGGCGCCGAGGAGTCGCCTGCGGCCCAGGCGCCTGTGGCGAAGCCAAAATCGGCCGTCGCGGGTGGTGCAAAGCTAAGTGTCGCAGAAGTTCTGGCGGCGGCCCGTGCGAACAAGGCTGCTGCCGCCGAAGCTGCAGCGAAGCCTGCTGCCGCTGCAAAGCCGGCGGCCGAGAAGCCCGCGCCGAAGCCGAAGCTCGATAAGCCTGCCGCGAAACCAGCGGCGCCCGTAGCGGGCGCTGCGGTGCGTGACACGTCGAGTATTCTGGCGGCGGCACGTGCCGCCGCTAAGCCTGGCCCAGTGAGCAAGTCCGAAGCGGCCGCGCGACTGAAGCCAGACGCGCCGGCGAAGCCTGCTAAAGGCGAATCGGTTGCTCCGCCAATGCCGGCCAAGCCCGACTATGCAAAGCCGAAAGCCAAGGAAGCTGTTCCGCAGGAAGAGCGTCGTTTCTTCTTGAGCGTGTTGTTGGGTTCGTTCCTGGGGGTGGGCTTCGCTTCCTTGGCCGCAACCGGCGGTTTGTGGACGCTAGCCACGCTGCGTTACATGTTTCCGAATGTGCTGACCGAGCCGCCAAGTCGCTTCAAGATCGGCTTCCCTAACGATTTTCCGCCGGGCGTTGTCGACGAGAAGTTCAAGGCACAATTCGGCATCTGGCCGGTGAATGTTGAATACAAGGGAATTCGCCAGATCGTAGCTCTGAAGACGGTTTGCACGCACCTGGGTTGCACGCCGAATTGGCTGGAAGCTGAGCAGAAATTCAAATGCCCCTGTCACGGCAGTGGTTTTTATAAGGACGGCGTTAACTTCGAAGGTCCGGCTCCTCGTCCGCTCGAGCGGTACGCGATCAAGCTTGCCGACGACGGCCAGTTGGAAGTCGACAAGAGCCGAACGTTCCAGGAAGAGTTGGGGCAGTGGAGTGATCCGGGCTGCTTTGTGTCGGTATAA
- a CDS encoding cytochrome b N-terminal domain-containing protein — protein MSLGEAIRNSQLWKSVFRHPMPLDRRNRIVVMLTNFFLHLHPVSIKKQGIALSYTWCMGGVTFFLFLVETVTGVLLMFYYRPTLEWAYNDILSLRDVTSLGIMRELHRWGAHAMVITTWLHMYRVFLTGSYKPPREFNWVVGVLLLLLTLLLSFTGYLLPWDQLAIWAITVGSNMARATPIMGHEGPGAKLLNIDGISMITNASDARFVTIGARFVGEDTLNRFYVLHCIAIPLAVALLLAIHFWRVRKDGGISGPL, from the coding sequence ATGTCGCTCGGCGAAGCCATTCGTAACTCGCAGCTCTGGAAGAGCGTCTTTCGTCATCCGATGCCGCTCGATCGGCGCAATCGCATCGTGGTGATGCTGACGAATTTCTTCCTGCACTTGCACCCGGTTTCGATCAAGAAGCAAGGGATCGCGCTGAGCTACACCTGGTGCATGGGGGGCGTCACGTTCTTTCTGTTTCTGGTCGAGACCGTGACCGGCGTGCTGTTGATGTTCTATTACCGCCCGACCTTGGAATGGGCGTACAACGATATTCTGTCTTTACGCGATGTGACTAGTTTGGGGATCATGCGCGAGCTGCATCGATGGGGTGCGCACGCGATGGTCATCACGACCTGGCTGCACATGTATCGCGTCTTTCTCACGGGCAGTTATAAACCGCCGCGAGAATTCAACTGGGTCGTGGGCGTGCTGCTCTTGCTGCTCACGCTGCTATTGTCGTTTACCGGCTACCTGCTGCCGTGGGACCAGTTGGCGATCTGGGCCATCACTGTCGGTTCGAACATGGCTCGCGCAACGCCGATCATGGGACACGAAGGGCCGGGTGCCAAGCTGTTGAATATCGACGGCATCTCGATGATTACCAACGCCTCGGACGCCCGCTTCGTAACGATCGGCGCGCGTTTCGTCGGTGAAGATACTTTGAATCGCTTTTACGTGTTGCATTGCATCGCGATTCCGTTGGCTGTGGCGCTGCTGTTGGCGATCCACTTCTGGCGGGTGCGCAAAGACGGCGGCATCAGCGGACCGCTGTAA